The following are from one region of the Candidatus Nealsonbacteria bacterium CG07_land_8_20_14_0_80_39_13 genome:
- a CDS encoding transcription termination/antitermination protein NusG produces the protein MSKQKLPQEKNWYVIHTYSGYEDAVAKNLQQRVDSLGMDDKIFNVIVPREKKIKIKNGKRKMIEEKIYPGYVLVEMIVTDDSWYVVRNTPNVTGFVGSGTTPIPVSLEEIKTLQKRMGVDTPKYKIEVNVGDAVKITDGPFSDFDGKVSEVDREKGKVKVLVNMFGRDTPVELDSLQLRKV, from the coding sequence ATGTCAAAACAAAAATTACCACAAGAAAAAAATTGGTATGTCATCCACACTTATTCCGGATATGAAGACGCTGTGGCGAAAAATCTACAGCAAAGAGTTGATTCCCTGGGAATGGATGATAAAATTTTTAATGTCATAGTTCCGAGAGAAAAGAAAATTAAAATAAAGAACGGCAAGAGAAAGATGATTGAAGAAAAAATATATCCGGGCTATGTTTTGGTGGAAATGATTGTTACTGATGATTCCTGGTATGTCGTTAGGAATACTCCCAATGTGACCGGTTTTGTCGGTTCAGGAACGACTCCAATACCTGTTTCTCTTGAGGAGATAAAGACTCTTCAGAAGAGAATGGGTGTTGATACGCCTAAGTATAAGATAGAGGTTAATGTAGGGGACGCAGTAAAAATTACCGATGGGCCATTCAGTGATTTTGACGGCAAGGTTTCGGAAGTTGATCGAGAAAAAGGAAAGGTAAAAGTTTTGGTCAATATGTTTGGAAGAGATACGCCGGTTGAATTAGATTCATTACAATTAAGAAAAGTATAA
- a CDS encoding phenylalanine--tRNA ligase subunit alpha yields MIGKLEEIKKQAGEEINSIGAIEELKKIEKKYLDKKQGELVQIFHSLKDLAGEEKIEVGKKANEVRSFLIEALKSKAVEIKAKEDGGSGEEWLDITIPGKKIEIGHLHPITLVRREVEGIFKSMGFNVADGPEIETQWNNFDALNFAKDHPAKDGWDTFWIKSDKAIDPDSPERLLLRPHTSPVQIRYMKEHQPPLRIIIPGRVYRNEATDASHEFQLHQVEGLMVDKDINVANFKYVILEFLKKFFKREVKIRLRPSFFPFTEPSFEIDFSCIICGGKGCRVCKQTGWIEMMGAGMVHPNVLKNAGVNSKLWTGFAFGFGLDRLVMMKYKIDDVRWFNSGDLRFLKQF; encoded by the coding sequence ATGATCGGGAAACTTGAAGAAATAAAAAAACAGGCAGGGGAAGAAATTAATTCAATCGGAGCGATTGAAGAGCTGAAAAAAATTGAGAAAAAATATTTAGACAAAAAACAGGGGGAGCTTGTTCAGATTTTTCATTCCTTAAAGGATTTGGCCGGAGAAGAAAAAATTGAAGTCGGTAAGAAAGCGAACGAAGTGAGGTCATTTTTGATAGAAGCTCTAAAAAGCAAAGCGGTTGAGATTAAGGCGAAGGAAGATGGAGGGAGCGGAGAAGAATGGCTTGACATCACTATTCCCGGCAAAAAAATTGAAATAGGCCATTTGCATCCGATTACTTTGGTTCGCCGGGAAGTGGAGGGTATTTTTAAATCAATGGGTTTTAATGTCGCTGACGGGCCGGAGATAGAGACGCAATGGAACAACTTTGATGCTTTGAATTTCGCCAAGGACCATCCGGCGAAAGACGGCTGGGACACTTTCTGGATTAAATCCGATAAAGCAATAGATCCGGATAGTCCCGAAAGATTGCTTTTAAGGCCTCATACCAGTCCGGTTCAAATCCGCTATATGAAAGAGCATCAGCCACCTTTAAGAATAATCATCCCCGGCAGAGTTTATAGAAACGAAGCCACAGACGCTTCTCATGAATTCCAACTTCATCAGGTTGAGGGTTTAATGGTTGATAAGGATATAAATGTCGCTAATTTTAAATATGTAATTTTGGAGTTTCTGAAGAAGTTTTTTAAGAGAGAAGTAAAAATTCGTTTAAGGCCTAGCTTTTTTCCTTTCACTGAACCGAGTTTTGAAATTGATTTTTCTTGTATAATTTGCGGAGGAAAGGGGTGCCGAGTCTGCAAGCAAACAGGATGGATAGAAATGATGGGCGCAGGCATGGTTCATCCTAATGTTTTGAAAAATGCCGGAGTGAATTCTAAGCTATGGACGGGATTTGCTTTTGGCTTCGGCTTGGACAGATTGGTGATGATGAAATATAAAATTGATGATGTCCGCTGGTTCAATTCCGGCGACCTAAGATTCCTAAAACAATTTTAG
- the secE gene encoding preprotein translocase subunit SecE, whose product MNIFNRLVNFLKEVKVELKKVNWPSRQETFRYTMIVICVSVAVAAFLGGLDKLFGFLLDKFLIK is encoded by the coding sequence ATGAATATTTTTAACAGATTAGTTAATTTTTTGAAAGAAGTAAAGGTTGAATTAAAAAAAGTCAATTGGCCGTCTCGCCAGGAGACTTTCAGATACACAATGATTGTTATCTGCGTTTCTGTGGCGGTAGCCGCTTTTTTAGGGGGGCTTGATAAGCTATTCGGCTTCTTGCTTGATAAGTTTTTAATTAAATAG
- the gyrB gene encoding DNA topoisomerase (ATP-hydrolyzing) subunit B — MEKDIKAKKSDYGAKDIYVLEGLEPVRKRPGMYIGSTGPEGLHHLIWEIFDNSLDEAMAGFCNKISVELLPDNRVRCEDNGRGIPIEKHAQTKKSSLETVMTTLHAGGKFGGEAYKVSGGLHGVGLSVVCALSKYLRAEISRDGIKVAQEYVKGKVKTAVQKIGTSRETGTVIIFEPDQEIFPEIEFNLKKILKHLRQQAYLTKGIRIDVRDKREKPEASYTFYFEGGVESYVKYLTGKTPARHENIFYCSGEKSNIFVESAFRYTEEFECYEESFANNINTIEGGTHLTGFRATLTRVFNDYARKNNLLKEKDPNLTGEDIREGLTAVISVKIREPQFEGQTKGKLGNPEARTAVESVVGETLTDFLERNPNDAKAIIEKCALSQRARNVARVAKETVLRKGALRGLALPGKLADCTSRKPEESELYLVEGDSAGGSSKQARDRHFQAILPLRGKVLNVERARLDKVLASKEIRNLVIALGTAIGDDFDIERLRYHRIIIMCDADSDGSHIRALLLTFFYRHFKPILEKGYVYIAQPPLYKIKSGKDIKYAYTEDQQIAIFKGMEKTTGIDIQRYKGLGEMNAEELWETTMNPEHRVLLQVHIDDGKETDEIFDTLMGSEVSPRKKFIQTHAKRVKNLDI; from the coding sequence ATGGAAAAAGATATAAAAGCAAAAAAATCTGATTACGGCGCCAAGGACATTTATGTTCTTGAGGGGCTTGAACCGGTAAGAAAGAGGCCGGGAATGTATATTGGTTCAACAGGGCCGGAGGGATTGCACCATCTGATATGGGAGATTTTTGATAACTCCTTGGATGAGGCTATGGCCGGTTTTTGTAATAAGATCAGCGTTGAGCTTCTACCTGATAATAGGGTAAGGTGCGAAGATAATGGCAGGGGAATTCCGATAGAAAAACATGCTCAAACAAAGAAATCGTCTTTGGAAACAGTTATGACTACTCTCCATGCCGGAGGAAAATTCGGCGGAGAGGCTTATAAGGTTTCCGGCGGACTGCACGGAGTCGGACTTTCTGTCGTCTGCGCCCTTTCCAAATATTTAAGGGCGGAAATCAGCAGAGACGGAATTAAAGTTGCCCAAGAATATGTTAAGGGAAAAGTGAAAACAGCTGTTCAAAAGATAGGGACTTCCCGGGAAACAGGAACGGTAATCATTTTTGAGCCTGATCAGGAAATTTTTCCCGAAATAGAATTTAATCTTAAAAAGATATTAAAGCATCTTCGCCAGCAGGCTTATCTGACCAAAGGGATAAGGATTGATGTTCGCGATAAAAGAGAAAAACCGGAAGCCTCTTATACTTTTTACTTTGAAGGAGGGGTTGAATCTTATGTTAAATATCTGACGGGAAAAACTCCGGCTCGCCACGAAAATATTTTTTATTGTTCAGGAGAGAAGAGTAATATTTTTGTTGAATCAGCTTTCCGCTATACTGAAGAATTTGAATGTTACGAAGAGAGTTTTGCCAACAACATCAACACTATAGAGGGAGGGACTCATTTGACCGGATTTAGAGCTACTTTAACCAGGGTATTTAATGATTATGCTAGAAAGAATAATCTTCTCAAAGAAAAAGACCCCAATCTGACAGGAGAAGACATAAGGGAGGGATTAACAGCTGTTATTTCGGTAAAGATAAGAGAACCGCAATTTGAAGGACAGACCAAGGGAAAACTTGGAAATCCGGAAGCGAGGACAGCGGTTGAGTCAGTTGTCGGGGAAACATTAACCGATTTTCTTGAAAGAAATCCCAACGACGCTAAAGCGATTATAGAAAAATGCGCCCTTTCCCAGCGAGCAAGAAATGTGGCTCGAGTAGCTAAAGAAACGGTCTTAAGAAAAGGGGCTTTAAGGGGATTGGCTTTACCGGGAAAATTAGCAGATTGTACTTCAAGGAAGCCGGAGGAATCAGAACTTTATCTGGTGGAAGGAGATTCTGCCGGAGGCTCAAGTAAACAGGCTAGGGATAGGCATTTTCAGGCCATATTACCTTTGAGAGGAAAGGTTTTGAACGTAGAAAGAGCCCGTTTGGACAAAGTTTTGGCATCAAAAGAAATCAGGAATTTAGTTATCGCTTTGGGAACTGCTATTGGCGATGATTTTGATATAGAACGATTAAGATATCACAGAATAATTATAATGTGCGACGCTGATTCTGACGGAAGCCATATCCGAGCCTTGCTTCTAACTTTCTTTTACCGCCATTTCAAGCCAATTCTTGAAAAAGGATATGTCTATATCGCCCAGCCACCGTTATATAAAATTAAATCAGGAAAAGATATTAAATACGCTTATACCGAAGATCAGCAAATAGCGATTTTTAAGGGTATGGAAAAAACAACCGGCATTGATATTCAGAGATATAAAGGTTTGGGAGAAATGAATGCGGAGGAATTATGGGAGACGACTATGAATCCCGAACACAGGGTTTTGCTTCAAGTCCATATTGATGACGGCAAAGAAACAGATGAGATTTTTGACACATTGATGGGTTCAGAGGTTTCCCCGCGTAAGAAGTTTATCCAGACCCACGCTAAGAGAGTCAAGAATCTTGACATATAG
- the pheT gene encoding phenylalanine--tRNA ligase subunit beta yields MLFSYNWLKKYVKGLPDPQKTADLLIKHSFEVEEIKKNGNDWVLDVKVLSNRADCFSHLGIAGELAVALGKKLPAFVPLKAGLRRGKGGKFKVVVEEKNLCRRYTAILLENVKVGESPIKIKERLQFCGINSINSVVDAVNYVMLETGQPLHVFDFDKVSDVNFKVQSSKFKVLKKIIVRRAKANEKITTLDDKEYKLNESILVIADEEEPLAIAGIKGGKKAEVGSGSKNILIESANFDRLAIRKGSRSLGLRTDASLRFEHGLDPNLTMEAIGKAVNLIQDLAGGKVTGGIDFYPKPVNPWRIKLDIEKVGKILGVEITEERIIKILENLNLAVVKKNKDSVLFKVPTFRQDLKIQEDLAEEAGRFYGFEKISIQAPMVYLKPEERNENIFWEDRAKDILKEIGFSEVFNYSFISEDEKDLFGFNSADLTEIENPLSSEQKYLRPILEVSLLKNIKTNQNNFDEINIFELGKVFRKIKTKNEKCKITEERILTAMMTGERFCEMKGVVNLLLKKLGIAGASYEEFENGARINVNQSAVGCLGGFLPRILKALKISRPLTIFTLDFEALQKLSSEENNYCPISRFPSAMRDLAVLVPVKTKIAEVIAKMKQFGGVVTKEIDLFDIFEGDNISQGKKNLAFHIIYQSGDRTLSPEEIDEIHAKIVKGLEVEAGWEVRK; encoded by the coding sequence ATGTTGTTTTCATATAATTGGTTAAAAAAATACGTGAAGGGGTTGCCTGATCCGCAAAAAACGGCTGATTTATTGATCAAGCACAGCTTTGAAGTAGAAGAAATCAAAAAAAATGGAAATGATTGGGTTTTGGATGTTAAGGTTTTGTCCAATAGAGCTGATTGCTTCAGTCATTTGGGAATCGCCGGAGAATTAGCAGTTGCCTTGGGGAAAAAGCTACCCGCCTTCGTCCCGCTGAAAGCGGGACTACGGCGCGGCAAAGGCGGAAAATTTAAGGTTGTTGTTGAGGAGAAAAATCTTTGCCGGCGCTATACAGCTATTTTATTGGAAAATGTTAAGGTAGGGGAGTCGCCGATAAAAATAAAAGAAAGATTGCAGTTTTGCGGAATCAATTCCATAAACAGCGTGGTTGATGCTGTAAATTATGTGATGCTGGAAACAGGACAACCCTTACACGTCTTCGACTTTGACAAAGTCTCAGACGTGAATTTCAAAGTTCAAAGTTCAAAGTTCAAAGTTCTAAAAAAAATTATCGTAAGACGAGCGAAAGCTAATGAGAAAATAACTACACTAGATGATAAAGAATATAAGTTGAATGAAAGTATTTTGGTTATTGCTGACGAAGAAGAGCCATTGGCTATCGCCGGAATCAAGGGTGGTAAAAAAGCAGAAGTCGGTTCGGGAAGCAAGAACATTTTAATAGAATCGGCTAATTTTGACCGTTTAGCCATCAGGAAGGGCTCAAGAAGTTTGGGGTTAAGGACAGACGCTTCTCTTCGTTTTGAGCACGGATTAGACCCTAATCTGACAATGGAGGCGATAGGGAAAGCAGTTAACTTGATTCAAGATTTGGCCGGTGGGAAGGTGACAGGGGGAATTGATTTTTATCCTAAGCCCGTTAATCCTTGGCGGATAAAATTAGACATTGAGAAAGTCGGCAAGATACTCGGAGTTGAAATAACCGAAGAGAGGATCATTAAAATTTTAGAGAATTTGAATTTAGCGGTTGTTAAAAAAAATAAGGATTCTGTTTTGTTCAAGGTTCCGACATTCAGGCAGGATTTAAAAATTCAAGAAGATTTGGCGGAGGAGGCGGGGAGATTTTACGGATTTGAGAAAATTTCCATTCAGGCGCCGATGGTTTATTTAAAACCGGAAGAAAGGAATGAAAATATTTTTTGGGAAGATAGGGCTAAGGATATTTTGAAGGAAATCGGATTTTCCGAAGTTTTTAATTATTCATTTATCAGCGAAGACGAGAAAGATTTATTCGGATTTAATTCTGCCGATTTGACGGAAATAGAAAATCCATTGAGCTCCGAGCAAAAATATTTGAGGCCTATTTTAGAGGTGAGTTTATTGAAAAATATCAAGACTAATCAGAATAATTTTGATGAAATTAATATTTTTGAATTAGGGAAAGTATTCAGAAAAATTAAAACTAAAAACGAAAAATGTAAAATAACGGAAGAAAGGATATTAACCGCGATGATGACGGGGGAGAGGTTTTGCGAAATGAAAGGGGTTGTTAATTTGCTTTTAAAGAAATTGGGCATAGCCGGCGCGTCTTATGAGGAGTTTGAAAACGGAGCAAGAATTAATGTTAATCAAAGCGCAGTCGGTTGTTTAGGCGGTTTTTTGCCGAGAATTTTAAAAGCGCTGAAAATTTCCCGACCATTAACAATTTTCACTCTTGATTTTGAGGCGCTTCAAAAATTGTCTTCAGAAGAGAATAATTATTGTCCCATATCCCGTTTTCCTTCAGCAATGAGGGATCTGGCTGTTCTTGTGCCTGTAAAAACAAAAATAGCGGAAGTTATTGCCAAGATGAAGCAATTTGGGGGTGTTGTCACCAAAGAGATTGATTTGTTTGATATTTTTGAAGGCGATAATATATCTCAAGGGAAAAAGAATCTTGCTTTCCATATAATTTATCAATCCGGCGACAGGACTTTATCCCCAGAGGAAATTGACGAAATTCATGCTAAAATAGTTAAGGGATTGGAAGTAGAGGCAGGTTGGGAAGTGAGAAAGTAA